A genomic region of Sphingobacteriales bacterium contains the following coding sequences:
- the xth gene encoding exodeoxyribonuclease III, with the protein MSLLTYNVNGVRAAMNKGLCEFLKETQADVVLLQETKATREQVDVAAFEQLGYAHHYWFSAEKKGYSGVAILSKIEPSAVYYGMNNTFFDAEGRVLMADIGDLSIISSYFPSGGSGEIRQALKMEFLDIIFDYLENLKKQKPHLIISGDYNICHREIDIHDPKGNRNESGFLPEERAWLDKFFDAGFIDVFRYFYPEKAHEYTWWSYRSGARQKNKGWRIDYHAATEPLRERLRSVQHFPQALQSDHCAVLMEIAM; encoded by the coding sequence ATTTCGCTGCTGACATACAATGTAAACGGAGTGCGTGCCGCCATGAACAAGGGGCTGTGTGAGTTTTTGAAAGAGACACAAGCCGATGTAGTGCTGCTGCAAGAGACCAAAGCTACACGCGAACAAGTAGATGTAGCAGCTTTTGAGCAATTGGGATATGCTCATCATTATTGGTTCAGTGCCGAAAAAAAAGGATATAGCGGCGTGGCTATTTTGAGCAAGATAGAGCCTTCGGCGGTATATTATGGAATGAACAACACATTTTTTGATGCCGAAGGGCGTGTATTGATGGCAGATATTGGCGACCTGAGCATTATTAGTTCCTATTTTCCTTCGGGCGGCTCCGGCGAAATCAGGCAGGCACTGAAAATGGAGTTTTTGGATATAATATTTGATTATTTAGAAAACTTAAAAAAACAAAAACCCCACCTCATTATTTCGGGCGACTACAACATTTGTCATCGCGAAATAGACATACACGACCCCAAAGGCAACCGCAACGAATCGGGTTTTTTACCGGAGGAGCGTGCTTGGTTAGATAAATTTTTTGATGCCGGATTTATTGATGTATTCCGCTATTTTTACCCCGAAAAAGCCCACGAATATACTTGGTGGAGTTATCGTTCGGGAGCACGCCAAAAAAACAAAGGCTGGCGCATCGATTACCACGCTGCCACCGAGCCTTTGCGGGAGCGTTTGCGCAGTGTGCAGCATTTTCCGCAGGCTCTACAATCCGACCACTGCGCCGTACTGATGGAAATAGCCATGTAG
- a CDS encoding BamA/TamA family outer membrane protein yields the protein MYSCEAAAQNFFPSVADSLSPSYWVVRSIDISGNKITQERIILREMNIAAGDTLQAADIKKRLTFNEQRIYNTRLFNNVELMLQPDSTAATNDAVLYIRVTERWFWMLLPVFELADRNFNVWAREHDYRLSRTKYGFYLINYNMRGLSETLAMNFLWGYSRRALLRYQSPAIDRRRRVGITGHAAYVAEREIAYTTDHNKQLNYAHHTFSNQRWEGFLQMQYRRSLLKTHQFRISYLNNGIVAEVAEKNPEYFGASRLQQSQLQLSYIFGNDHRDIRAYPLQGYYFKALVTVSGILKSANFNALTFEAQYSRYKNLSKNWFWSGNIKSRLTFSNYLPYNMVYRLGFNGSFVRGYEYYVVEAQRYVLLRNALKWRVVNTSFRNPLSRRVQFSKIPLQVLPKLYAEAAAIGNDFSYGDNPFNRSWLLGYGVGVDIYSFYDFTLGIEYSWNRHRDKNLLFQVNINYEL from the coding sequence ATGTACAGTTGTGAAGCAGCAGCACAAAATTTTTTCCCTTCTGTTGCCGATAGTCTTTCCCCTTCTTACTGGGTGGTGCGTTCCATTGATATTTCGGGCAATAAAATTACGCAGGAGCGCATCATCTTGCGCGAAATGAACATTGCGGCAGGCGACACTCTGCAAGCCGCCGACATCAAAAAGCGGCTTACTTTCAACGAACAGCGTATTTACAACACGCGCCTGTTTAACAACGTGGAGTTGATGTTGCAACCCGACAGCACCGCTGCCACTAATGATGCCGTCCTGTATATTCGCGTCACGGAGCGATGGTTTTGGATGCTGTTGCCTGTATTTGAGCTTGCCGACCGTAATTTTAATGTATGGGCACGGGAGCACGATTATCGTTTAAGCCGCACGAAATACGGATTTTATCTAATCAACTACAATATGCGGGGCTTGAGCGAAACGCTGGCAATGAATTTTTTGTGGGGTTATTCGCGGCGGGCACTGCTGCGTTATCAGTCGCCTGCCATTGATCGCCGCCGCCGTGTGGGTATTACCGGACACGCCGCTTATGTAGCAGAGCGTGAAATAGCATATACTACCGACCATAACAAACAGCTCAATTATGCCCACCATACCTTTTCTAACCAACGCTGGGAGGGGTTTTTGCAGATGCAATACCGCCGTTCATTGCTCAAAACACACCAATTTCGCATTAGCTACCTCAATAATGGTATTGTAGCAGAAGTAGCCGAAAAAAATCCCGAATATTTTGGTGCATCTCGATTGCAACAATCGCAGTTGCAGTTGAGCTATATTTTTGGAAATGATCACCGCGATATTCGCGCTTATCCCTTGCAGGGGTACTATTTCAAGGCATTGGTAACGGTATCGGGGATATTAAAAAGTGCCAATTTTAATGCACTTACTTTTGAAGCACAATACAGCCGGTATAAAAATCTCTCAAAAAACTGGTTTTGGTCGGGAAATATAAAATCTCGGCTCACTTTTTCAAATTATTTGCCCTACAATATGGTATATCGTTTGGGTTTCAATGGTTCATTTGTGCGGGGCTACGAATATTATGTCGTAGAAGCACAACGCTATGTACTGTTGCGCAATGCGCTCAAATGGCGCGTGGTGAATACGAGTTTTAGGAATCCATTGAGTCGGCGGGTTCAATTTTCAAAAATTCCCCTGCAAGTGCTGCCAAAATTATATGCAGAAGCGGCAGCAATCGGCAACGATTTTAGTTATGGCGATAATCCGTTCAATCGTTCTTGGCTATTGGGCTATGGAGTAGGAGTGGATATATACAGTTTTTATGATTTTACTTTGGGCATAGAATATTCGTGGAATCGTCACCGAGACAAAAATCTGCTTTTTCAGGTAAATATCAATTATGAGCTATAA
- a CDS encoding glycosyltransferase family 2 protein, with amino-acid sequence MRLALIITTYNRPDALELVLLSVLRQGQLPDEILIADDGSTESTRRLIADFMPHFAIPLRHIWQPDEGFRLARSRNGAIAHTHSDYIVMIDGDMILHPHFVQAHRRRAQRGYWLQGSRVLLSEALTQKALQEKRIDFSFWEKGITNRFNMLDNSALSYMASKEVAHHEKVRGCHWSFWRNDVERINGFNEDFVGWGREDSEFALRLLNSGVRRINLKFAAVAYHLYHPESSAKQVRTANDLLLENALATRSTRCKNGLNTHHIEQ; translated from the coding sequence ATGCGTCTTGCTCTTATCATCACCACCTACAATCGCCCCGATGCTCTCGAACTCGTATTGTTGAGCGTATTGCGGCAAGGGCAACTGCCCGACGAAATCCTCATTGCTGATGATGGCTCTACCGAAAGCACTCGCCGATTAATAGCAGATTTTATGCCGCATTTCGCTATTCCTTTGCGCCATATCTGGCAGCCCGATGAGGGTTTTCGGCTGGCACGCTCGCGCAATGGAGCTATTGCACACACGCACAGCGATTATATCGTGATGATAGACGGTGATATGATACTGCACCCTCATTTTGTGCAGGCACATCGGCGGCGTGCGCAGCGCGGGTATTGGCTGCAAGGCTCGCGGGTGCTGCTGTCGGAGGCACTTACGCAAAAGGCATTGCAGGAAAAGCGCATTGATTTTTCTTTTTGGGAAAAAGGCATTACCAATCGCTTCAATATGTTGGACAATTCCGCTTTGTCGTATATGGCATCAAAGGAAGTGGCGCACCACGAAAAAGTACGGGGTTGCCATTGGTCGTTTTGGCGCAATGATGTGGAGCGCATCAATGGTTTTAATGAAGACTTTGTAGGGTGGGGGCGCGAAGACAGCGAGTTTGCGTTGCGCCTGCTCAACAGCGGTGTTCGGCGCATCAACCTCAAATTTGCGGCGGTGGCGTATCATCTGTATCACCCCGAAAGCAGTGCGAAGCAAGTGCGTACCGCCAACGACCTACTCCTCGAAAACGCCCTTGCCACGCGCAGCACCCGATGCAAAAACGGACTCAATACGCACCATATTGAACAATGA
- a CDS encoding leucine-rich repeat domain-containing protein, whose product MAICYTHFATAQIVNIPDLNFKNALLNHNPVIDTNNDDEIQVAEAEAVDSLFLVYESISDLTGIENFINLQTLNCGNNQLTSLEVSNLINLQHLDCGDNQLTSLEVADLTNLQTLYCHSNQLSSLEVSNLVNLQTLNCGGNQLTSIEVSALSNLQGLWCYSNQLSSLDVSALSNLQSLYCAGNQLTSLEVSNLVNLQTLVCYFNQLSSLYVSNLPNLQYLSCNDNQLSSLEVSNLPNLQYLDCSYNDLNSLDVSALSNLQSLYCGGNQLSSLLIKNGNDEGGLYFYDNPNLAYICCDESQLEIVKNYAIQAGLNNCQINTYCSFEPGGNYNTISGNVIFDDENNGCDENDAPLSYQIVQVEDGAEGGYTVSDNSGNYELYCNEGMYTLQPVFENPYFSASSATFNFAEDDNISVTQNFCIAPNGTHHDLEITLIPLNDARPGFDANYQITYKNKGNQSESGSIHLQFDDSVLDFVSASPAVVAQSDSLLTWNFADLQPFESRSINLTLNLNSPQETPPLNGGDTLKFLAYSDYPQTDETPNDNNSTLNQTVVDSYDPNDKTCLQGSQIKVKNIDDYLHYVIRFQNTGSAEAIQVVVKDELAENLDISTFQMVAASHDYRLRLENRTLEVFFENINLPDSTTNEPESHGFVAFKIKAADSVTIGSQLKNTAEIYFDYNFPIITNTTETAVIENQPEIIGFEAINAPDLFQISPNPASDFITLNSSEKIESVEIYDAAGRLRLAQKGIGHQIDVRNLASGSYFVKAHTSRQTYYSHFIINR is encoded by the coding sequence TTGGCGATCTGCTACACCCATTTTGCCACCGCCCAAATTGTGAATATCCCCGACCTAAATTTCAAAAACGCCCTTTTGAACCACAACCCCGTTATTGACACCAACAACGATGACGAAATACAGGTGGCAGAAGCCGAGGCAGTGGATTCTTTGTTTTTAGTATATGAAAGTATTTCAGATTTAACAGGCATTGAGAACTTTATCAATTTGCAAACTTTAAATTGTGGTAATAATCAACTGACAAGTTTAGAGGTATCCAATTTAATCAATTTACAACATTTAGATTGTGGTGATAATCAACTAACGAGTTTAGAGGTAGCTGATTTAACCAATTTGCAAACTTTATACTGTCATTCTAATCAACTGAGTAGTTTAGAGGTATCTAATTTAGTCAATTTACAAACTTTAAATTGTGGGGGTAATCAACTGACGAGTATAGAGGTGTCTGCTTTAAGCAATTTGCAAGGTTTATGGTGTTATTCTAATCAACTGAGTAGTTTAGATGTTTCTGCTTTAAGCAATTTACAAAGTTTATATTGTGCGGGTAATCAACTAACAAGTTTAGAGGTATCTAATTTAGTCAATTTGCAAACTTTAGTTTGTTATTTTAATCAACTGAGTAGTTTATATGTATCTAATTTACCCAATTTACAATATTTATCTTGTAATGATAATCAACTGAGTAGTTTAGAGGTATCTAATTTACCCAATTTGCAATATTTAGATTGTTCTTATAATGACCTGAACAGTTTAGATGTTTCTGCTTTAAGCAATTTGCAAAGTTTATATTGTGGGGGTAATCAACTGAGTAGTTTATTGATAAAAAATGGTAACGATGAAGGTGGTTTATATTTTTATGATAACCCCAATCTCGCTTATATCTGCTGCGATGAAAGTCAATTAGAAATTGTAAAAAATTATGCCATACAAGCTGGTTTAAACAACTGCCAAATCAATACCTACTGCTCCTTTGAGCCGGGCGGCAATTACAATACTATTTCAGGTAATGTTATTTTTGATGATGAAAATAATGGTTGTGATGAAAATGATGCGCCTTTGAGTTATCAAATTGTACAAGTTGAGGACGGTGCGGAAGGCGGCTATACCGTTTCAGATAATTCGGGAAACTATGAATTGTACTGTAATGAGGGTATGTATACGCTACAACCTGTTTTTGAAAATCCTTATTTTTCGGCAAGTTCTGCTACTTTCAACTTTGCAGAAGACGATAATATCTCTGTTACCCAGAATTTCTGCATCGCGCCCAATGGCACACACCACGATTTGGAAATTACGCTTATTCCTTTAAACGATGCCCGCCCGGGTTTTGATGCCAACTACCAAATCACCTACAAAAACAAAGGCAATCAAAGCGAAAGCGGCAGTATTCACCTGCAATTTGACGACAGCGTATTGGATTTTGTGTCGGCTTCGCCCGCCGTGGTAGCCCAAAGCGACAGCCTCCTCACTTGGAATTTCGCCGATTTGCAGCCTTTTGAGAGCCGCAGTATTAACCTCACACTCAACCTCAATTCGCCACAAGAAACACCACCTCTGAACGGCGGCGACACTTTAAAATTTTTGGCATACAGCGATTATCCACAAACAGACGAAACCCCCAACGACAATAATTCTACATTGAATCAAACTGTCGTCGATTCTTACGACCCCAACGACAAAACTTGCTTGCAAGGCTCTCAAATTAAGGTAAAAAATATAGATGATTACCTGCATTACGTCATTCGTTTTCAAAACACGGGCAGTGCGGAGGCAATACAGGTGGTGGTGAAAGATGAGTTGGCGGAAAACTTAGACATTTCCACTTTTCAGATGGTGGCGGCGAGCCACGATTATCGCTTGCGCTTGGAAAATCGCACCTTGGAAGTGTTTTTTGAGAACATCAATCTGCCCGACAGCACCACCAACGAGCCGGAAAGTCACGGATTTGTGGCGTTCAAAATCAAAGCCGCCGACAGTGTGACAATAGGCAGCCAACTCAAAAACACCGCCGAAATTTATTTTGATTACAATTTCCCGATAATAACGAATACGACCGAAACCGCCGTGATAGAAAACCAACCCGAAATTATCGGTTTTGAAGCCATCAACGCCCCTGATTTATTCCAAATTTCGCCCAACCCCGCCAGCGATTTTATTACGCTCAACAGCAGTGAAAAAATAGAAAGTGTAGAAATTTACGATGCGGCGGGTCGCTTGCGATTGGCACAAAAAGGCATTGGTCATCAAATAGATGTGCGGAATTTGGCAAGTGGCAGTTATTTTGTAAAAGCACATACCTCCCGCCAAACATACTACAGCCATTTTATCATTAATCGCTAA
- a CDS encoding PorP/SprF family type IX secretion system membrane protein, with the protein MKKIAFLWFCMGLATFWAQAQDVHFSQFYAYPAYNPANTGNFNGNYRVGGIARNQWSSVTVPYQTLGVYGDLALFQDESGRDNWLGVGGQFLYDRAGDGVLQTLQVGGSVAMHKDLSRNVYVSLGGGFTYTRKGIDFDKLYFNSQWNENDFDENIGNGENFEYNRRGYLDLSAGGSVTASLTEDFTLNAAFSALHVNEPVESFYFTTNTSGNNRRGVRPIASISAAYKMGNISWQPAVFLSREKKAQEIIGGLNVVYTLTEGSAYNPASKIHGGLWYRSAEAIIVVAGYEWSKYRALLSYDINVSELKAGSNYRGGPELSFVHIGGFRQRSERLYCPRF; encoded by the coding sequence ATGAAGAAAATTGCCTTTTTATGGTTTTGTATGGGCTTGGCGACTTTTTGGGCACAGGCGCAAGATGTACATTTTTCACAGTTTTATGCGTATCCTGCCTACAATCCTGCCAATACCGGCAATTTTAACGGTAATTATCGCGTGGGCGGCATTGCCCGCAATCAGTGGTCAAGTGTAACTGTCCCATATCAAACTTTGGGGGTGTATGGCGATTTAGCTTTATTTCAAGATGAAAGCGGTCGCGACAACTGGTTGGGCGTAGGCGGTCAGTTTTTGTACGACCGTGCCGGTGATGGCGTGTTGCAAACGCTACAAGTGGGCGGCTCAGTGGCAATGCACAAAGATTTGTCGCGCAATGTATATGTGTCGCTGGGCGGCGGCTTTACCTACACGCGCAAAGGCATTGATTTTGACAAGTTGTATTTCAACAGTCAGTGGAACGAAAATGATTTTGATGAAAACATCGGCAATGGTGAAAATTTTGAATACAATCGGCGCGGTTACTTAGATTTGAGTGCAGGCGGCTCGGTGACGGCTTCTTTAACGGAAGATTTTACTTTGAATGCAGCATTTTCGGCGTTGCATGTAAATGAGCCTGTTGAGAGTTTTTATTTTACCACCAACACCAGTGGCAACAATCGGCGCGGTGTGCGTCCTATTGCGAGCATCAGTGCTGCCTACAAAATGGGCAATATATCTTGGCAGCCGGCGGTATTTTTGAGCCGTGAGAAAAAAGCGCAGGAAATCATCGGCGGTCTCAATGTAGTATATACACTCACCGAAGGCAGCGCATATAATCCGGCTTCAAAAATTCATGGCGGTTTGTGGTATCGCAGTGCCGAAGCCATTATTGTAGTAGCGGGTTATGAATGGAGCAAATACCGCGCCTTGTTATCGTATGACATCAATGTATCGGAGCTGAAAGCAGGCTCTAATTATCGGGGTGGTCCCGAATTATCATTTGTACACATTGGCGGTTTCCGTCAGCGCAGCGAGCGTTTATATTGCCCTCGTTTTTAG
- a CDS encoding T9SS type A sorting domain-containing protein — MLYCSLLLSAWQLQAQCTQNTVNVGGSNNCNTAPPIEGYVNSCSKLTISNVGNVWGSPQQSPSCGVGTVNHDVYVKLSTHPANVIPSYDGSVVVGFHSYPGYPNSPPTIAIHAEVDGKAEDPVFGWCTINLDIDCLNPAPSQTSDFLVTNIYCGDKDSINNNHLYLPPGSIPSLSGLLTSLQQQGQPICELTDIALWIQAETYDATQTGTFAFEVSEYAPGFLCGDPTIMTLAGTGTTKTASATKCLCEFAGNGGFHEPGNYSGGTAPCPTTTGTSAWFKFTAPFTTTENNVALSISGSSVAQNYNISLLSSVVCPDKTTTNPLDNSTITYKGDLMDAHVVEGQACGSTLNVNCLPAGDYWVVVSGENTKASFTLNTTVTSVNCCAANLAVTTNVTNTNSTEQAQVITATNTITGTSNTVIYAAENYVDLKPSFRATAAGTSVFKAYILPCSNTPALMPAPAPTTNEVAAIKAAGTNFNKVHLGKKATITPASDLFLNMAPNPTSESVTLNYNNSSDVACKALVEVIDVQGRTVLSVIDGEIDAASQKQMVLDVSSVQKGIYFVKVTLSNGKSVFQKLVVQ, encoded by the coding sequence TTGCTTTATTGCTCTCTCTTGTTGAGTGCGTGGCAACTGCAAGCGCAGTGTACACAAAACACCGTCAACGTCGGAGGCTCTAATAATTGTAATACGGCACCGCCCATTGAGGGCTATGTGAACTCGTGCAGCAAACTTACTATCAGCAATGTGGGCAATGTGTGGGGTTCGCCTCAGCAATCACCCAGTTGCGGTGTAGGTACGGTAAACCACGATGTGTATGTAAAATTATCTACTCACCCTGCCAATGTTATTCCGAGTTATGATGGTTCGGTGGTAGTGGGTTTTCATAGCTATCCGGGGTATCCCAACAGCCCGCCTACTATCGCTATCCATGCGGAAGTGGACGGAAAAGCAGAAGACCCCGTTTTTGGTTGGTGTACCATTAATTTGGATATCGACTGCTTGAATCCTGCTCCCAGCCAAACCAGCGATTTCTTAGTAACCAACATTTATTGCGGGGACAAAGACAGTATCAATAATAATCACTTGTATTTGCCGCCGGGTAGTATTCCTTCTTTGTCGGGATTATTAACTTCTTTGCAACAACAAGGACAACCAATTTGTGAATTAACGGATATTGCACTTTGGATACAAGCTGAAACATACGATGCTACCCAAACCGGCACCTTCGCTTTTGAGGTTTCGGAATATGCACCCGGATTTTTGTGCGGCGACCCGACTATTATGACCCTCGCCGGTACAGGAACTACCAAAACCGCCAGTGCTACTAAATGTTTGTGCGAATTTGCCGGAAATGGCGGTTTCCACGAGCCGGGCAACTATTCAGGAGGTACGGCTCCTTGCCCTACTACCACCGGAACTTCGGCGTGGTTCAAGTTTACAGCACCCTTTACCACTACCGAAAACAATGTGGCTTTGTCTATCAGCGGCTCCAGTGTAGCGCAAAATTATAATATCTCTTTGTTGTCTAGCGTGGTATGCCCCGATAAAACAACTACCAACCCTTTGGATAACAGCACTATCACTTACAAAGGTGACTTGATGGACGCTCATGTGGTGGAAGGTCAGGCGTGCGGCAGCACCCTGAACGTAAACTGCTTGCCCGCCGGTGATTACTGGGTAGTAGTATCGGGCGAAAACACAAAAGCTTCTTTTACACTGAATACCACCGTTACCAGCGTTAATTGCTGTGCTGCCAACCTCGCCGTTACTACCAACGTAACCAATACCAACTCTACCGAACAGGCACAGGTTATTACTGCTACCAATACCATTACAGGTACTTCCAATACTGTTATTTATGCGGCAGAAAACTATGTTGATTTGAAACCCAGCTTCAGGGCTACAGCTGCCGGAACTTCGGTATTCAAAGCGTATATCTTACCTTGCAGCAACACACCTGCTTTAATGCCGGCACCTGCACCTACCACCAATGAAGTGGCTGCCATCAAAGCAGCAGGTACTAACTTCAATAAAGTTCATTTAGGCAAAAAAGCTACTATTACTCCGGCAAGTGATTTGTTCTTGAATATGGCTCCGAACCCAACTTCAGAATCAGTGACACTCAATTACAACAACAGCAGCGATGTAGCTTGCAAAGCTTTGGTAGAAGTAATTGACGTACAAGGAAGAACCGTATTGAGTGTAATAGATGGAGAAATAGATGCCGCTTCGCAAAAACAAATGGTGTTAGATGTGTCATCTGTGCAGAAAGGTATTTACTTCGTAAAAGTGACACTTTCTAACGGAAAATCTGTTTTCCAAAAATTAGTGGTACAATAA
- a CDS encoding YbhB/YbcL family Raf kinase inhibitor-like protein, whose protein sequence is MSVQNFTLKSSTLQGQATERECYSGCGGRNESPQLSWSGAPEGTKSFAVFVHDPDAPTSSGWWHWLLFDIPAHIGELSAGSGVADSTMLPAGAIQSLNDFGNCRYDGPCPPKGHGIHQYNITIYALDVATLGLDKNTLPAAVAFTMYTHVLAKSTLVFYHRRD, encoded by the coding sequence ATGTCAGTACAGAATTTTACATTAAAAAGCAGCACCCTGCAAGGTCAGGCAACCGAGCGCGAATGTTATAGCGGCTGCGGCGGGCGCAATGAGTCTCCGCAATTGAGTTGGAGTGGCGCACCCGAAGGCACGAAGAGTTTTGCAGTATTCGTACACGACCCCGATGCGCCTACCTCTTCGGGTTGGTGGCATTGGCTCTTGTTTGATATTCCGGCGCATATCGGCGAGTTGTCCGCCGGCTCAGGTGTTGCAGACAGCACAATGCTGCCCGCAGGTGCCATTCAAAGTCTCAACGATTTCGGAAATTGCCGCTACGATGGACCCTGCCCGCCGAAAGGACACGGTATTCATCAATACAATATTACCATATATGCTTTAGATGTAGCCACTTTAGGCTTAGATAAAAACACATTGCCGGCGGCGGTAGCATTTACGATGTACACACACGTTTTGGCAAAATCCACTTTGGTATTTTATCACCGCCGCGATTAA
- a CDS encoding glycosyltransferase encodes MMIILSVKVLLCSLAVAYFVLMRVYVRAWRQLPKSSISQDFVPSTGISVIIPARNEAANIENCVRSIVAQHYPAALFEIIIVDDHSEDDTALLVKNLRLPQVQVLDLAAYLQGKKHQLLQKSGYRLRHCTSPPPAYCVHRCRLYDTAPLVAQHCSSISHQSLSPAHGSGGF; translated from the coding sequence ATGATGATCATATTGTCGGTAAAAGTTTTGCTCTGCTCGCTTGCCGTGGCTTATTTTGTGCTGATGCGGGTGTATGTGCGTGCTTGGCGGCAATTGCCCAAGAGCAGCATATCGCAAGATTTTGTGCCATCAACGGGCATCAGTGTTATTATTCCGGCTCGCAACGAAGCCGCCAATATTGAAAATTGTGTGCGCAGCATTGTCGCACAGCACTATCCCGCCGCTTTGTTTGAAATAATTATCGTGGACGACCACTCCGAAGATGACACCGCTCTTTTGGTGAAAAACCTCCGGCTGCCGCAGGTGCAAGTATTGGATTTAGCGGCATATTTACAAGGAAAAAAACATCAACTCTTACAAAAAAGCGGCTATCGCTTACGGCATTGCACAAGCCCGCCACCCGCTTATTGTGTGCACCGATGCCGATTGTACGACACCGCCCCTTTGGTTGCGCAGCATTGCTCATCAATATCACATCAATCCTTATCGCCTGCTCACGGCTCCGGTGGCTTTTGA
- a CDS encoding COX15/CtaA family protein produces MRPHHRKQLGFLLITALIIIVIQVLLGAITRLTGSGLSITRWDIVTGTLPPLNTTAWNEAFLLYQQSPQYKLLNSTMSLADFKFIFFWEWLHRLWGRIGFMFLLGVFSFFAATRRLDRQNTRRFVWLLLLYAAQGLLGWLMVKSGLSENPYVSHYRLTAHLLAALSLFAFMLWWVVELLLNNDDKSQQKINAPALRRLAWGLSALILLQIIFGGFMSGLKAAGWYATWPQMNGQWVRIICCAKTFLFSQIFGENRTTIQFTHRILGYLVFIATLWYYIKARHLRGNVYFEKWIHALPLIVLVQVLLGIITLLTASGDRVSVLWGVLHQAGGLTLLNMMLFLNFQYRNKPQ; encoded by the coding sequence ATGCGTCCTCATCACAGAAAGCAACTCGGTTTTTTGCTCATTACTGCACTGATAATCATTGTTATTCAGGTATTGTTGGGAGCTATCACACGGCTCACCGGCTCCGGTTTGTCCATTACACGCTGGGATATTGTTACAGGCACACTGCCGCCGCTCAATACCACCGCCTGGAATGAGGCTTTTTTGCTGTATCAGCAATCGCCACAATACAAACTGCTCAACAGCACCATGAGCCTCGCCGACTTCAAATTTATATTTTTTTGGGAGTGGCTGCACCGTTTGTGGGGGCGCATCGGGTTTATGTTTTTGTTGGGCGTATTTTCTTTTTTTGCTGCCACCCGCCGCTTAGACCGTCAAAATACGCGGCGTTTTGTGTGGCTGTTGTTGTTGTATGCCGCACAAGGTTTATTGGGTTGGCTGATGGTAAAAAGCGGCTTGTCCGAAAATCCTTATGTAAGTCATTATCGCCTGACAGCGCATTTGCTGGCTGCTTTGTCGTTGTTTGCTTTTATGCTGTGGTGGGTGGTGGAATTGTTGCTGAACAATGACGATAAGTCGCAACAAAAAATAAATGCTCCTGCCCTGCGCCGCCTCGCTTGGGGGCTGAGTGCTTTGATACTGCTGCAAATTATTTTTGGCGGTTTTATGTCGGGGCTGAAAGCGGCGGGTTGGTATGCCACCTGGCCACAGATGAACGGACAATGGGTACGGATAATTTGTTGCGCGAAGACCTTTCTTTTTTCTCAAATTTTTGGCGAAAACCGCACCACCATTCAATTTACACACCGCATATTAGGATATTTAGTATTTATTGCTACGCTGTGGTATTATATAAAGGCACGTCACCTGCGCGGCAATGTGTATTTTGAAAAATGGATACATGCTTTACCTTTGATAGTGTTGGTACAGGTGTTGCTGGGCATTATTACTTTGCTCACGGCTTCCGGCGATCGTGTGTCGGTGCTGTGGGGGGTGCTGCATCAGGCGGGGGGGCTTACTTTGCTCAATATGATGTTGTTTTTAAATTTTCAATACCGCAACAAGCCACAATAA